In uncultured Desulfovibrio sp., the genomic stretch CGTGAAGGAATCAAGATTCAGATAACAATGAATTATCAGTTATTTCAGGTGATAATCGTAAAATTAAATATCTTGATATATTGGAACATATATTGCAGATGCCTTCCATTTGAGGTTTTAGCAAGATCGCAGTGGACAGTCTGAATTGAAATGATCTGTTTTGCAGTGAGGAGGCTAGTTTATGTCGGTACGCAGCATCAGAATGGCAATGATGCTTCTTGTGGGCGGGGTGGTTTTTGTGGTGCAGTCAGCCCTGATTGTCGTGGTTGCCCGCTACAGCTATGAGGCCAGCCTGACGTCAAGCGTAGATCAGATGCGCCTTCTGGCTGGCACCATTGCCAAGTCGCTGGGCGACTTTGGCGAGCAGCAGCAGATGGTGCTGCACGGAGCCGTACTGCAACCTGCCCTCAAGGAATATTTGCGTAACCGGCACGATAATGGCGAAGCCGCAGGTTTTCTCTCGGCCATGTCGCGCTCGGCAGACGAAGTAAACTCCTTCTTTCTGTTTGATACGGAAGGCACCCAACTGATCAACCGTGTTCACGGCAAGGAAGGCAGCCTCAAAAATTTTGCCCACCGCGAGTATATTCGCCAGACGTTCAATGGCAAGCCAGGCCTGAGCGACACTCCGTCAAAAAGCGCGATCACGGGCAAGCCCATTGTGGGCGTTGCCGATGCCATAGTGGACGAGAACGGCAAGGTCATTGGCGGCGTGGGCATGGCCTATGCCATTGACGGCCTGATGGAAAACTACATTAACGACATCCATCTGGGCAAAACGGGCTATCCGTTTATTGTTGCGCCCACGGGCGTCATGGTCGGGCACCCTGACAGCGAGCGCGTACTCAAGGATGTTTCCAAGGAAGCAGGCATTGCCAAGATTCTTGCCACGCCGTCGGGCGTGGAACCTTTCACCAGTGGCGGCATGGAAAAAATGCTGGCGTGGGCGCCGGTTCCGGGCTGGAACTGGAAGGTTGTCATCACCATGGATCGCGCGGAGATTGAGGCCTCGGCCAACAGCCAGCGCAACATCATGGTTTGCGCTGGCTTTGCCGCAATCCTGCTGCTTGTGGGCATTACCCTGCTGGCCCTTGAAAAGATCATCGTCAAACCCCTGCAAGAGCTGGAATCCTATGCCCGGTCGGTGGCGGCGGGCGAGCTTGACCGCAGCCTGACCCTTGTGCGGCGTAATGAGATTGGTCATCTGGCAGACAGCCTGCGCAGCATGGTGGGCAGCCTTAAAGACAAAATAGCCGAAGCAGACGGAAAAAGCCTTCTGGCGCAGGAAGAATCAGAACGCGCAGCCAGCGCAACAAAGGAAGCCGAAGCCGCCCGCATGGCTGCCGAACAGGCCAAGGCCGATGGCATGCTGCATGCCGCCACCGAGCTTGAAGGCGTTGTGGAGGCCGTAACAACGGCTTCGGAAGAACTCTCTGCCCAGGTGGAACAGGCCAGTCGCGGCGCTGAAAGCCAGACCGCGCGTGTGGGCGAGACAGCCACGGCCATGGAAGAAATGAACGCCACCGTGCTTGAAGTGGCGCGCAATGCCGGGCAGGCGGCGGAATCCGCCAAGGCCGCCAAGAGCAAGGCTGAAAGCGGCGCGGATGTAGTGGCCAGCGTGATAAAGGATATCAGCCGCATCCAGACCAGCGCCGTGGAGTTGAAATCGGAAATGACCACGCTCGGCAAGCAGGCCGAGAGTACGGGGCAGATTTTGGGTGTTATTTCGGACATTGCAGACCAAACCAACCTGCTGGCGCTCAATGCCGCCATAGAAGCGGCGCGCGCAGGCGAGGCCGGGAGAGGGTTTGCCGTGGTAGCCGATGAGGTGCGCAAACTGGCGGAAAAGACCATGACCGCCACCAAGGAAGTGGGCGACGCCATCCGCGATATCCAGAACGGCACCCGCAAAAACGTGGGCAACGTGGAGCAGGTAGTGGGTATGATTGATACCGCCACCACGCTTGCGGGCACTTCCGGCGAGGCCCTGCATGAAATTGTGAATCTGGTGGATGCTACGGCCCAGCAGGTGCAATCCATCGCCACCGCCGCGGAAGAACAGTCTTCGACCAGCGAGGAGATCAACCGCTCCATTGAAGACGTGAACCGTATTTCGCTAGAAACCAGCTCCGCCATGCAGCATTCTGCCGGGGCGGTTTCAGACATGGCCCAGCAGGCCCAGGTGCTGCGCGGGCTTATCAGCAGTATGAAATCCGGGCATTAGCCGCCCGGCTGTAAGTACCAATATGGGGGGCCTTGCCGCATGGCAGGGCCCCTTTTCATATGGTTTTTCCGGGTCAGCTTTTTGGGCTGCCCACAGAGGCTTGCAAAAGAACAGAGCATCAGTAGTGTGGAAAAAACACCAGCAAACCCGGAGGCTCCATGCGGCAGACTACGATCATTGCTCTTTTGTTCATGCTGCTGGCGGTGACTGCCAGTGCGGCAGATTACAAGGACGTAGCCTCCGGCGTGCGCTATACGCACATCGGCGACTACAGCGTTGAACGGCTGAACAAAATTCTTACGTCAGAAGTGGCGACCTTCAGCAATTTCAAGATGCAGTACCCGCAAGCCGCCAATGGCGTGAGCCTGTACAAGGTGCTGTATACAACCATGATTCCGGAACAGGGCAATCGGCCCACGCTGGCTTCCGGCCTTGTGGCAGTGCCGCAAACCGCCCCAAAAAAGTTGCCTGTGGTTTCGTACCAGCACGGCACGGTATTTACTCGCACGGCGGTGCCTTCCCACCCTGAGGAATCGGACGAAACACGCATTGTGACCGCGCGGCTGGCGGGGAACGGCTATGTGGTGATAGGCGCGGACTACATCGGCAAGGGTGATTCCACAGAGCCGGACAGCTACATGGTGCGCGAGTCAACAGTGCAGGCCTGCATGGATATGCTTTTTGCCGCCCGAGCGGTGCTTGCTGATCTGGGTATTGAAGAGGATGGCCTCTATCTTAGTGGCTGGTCGCAGGGCAGCTGGAGCACCCAGCAGTTCCGCCATCGGCTCGAATCCCTGAACATGCCCGTCAAGGCGGCGGCAACGGCAGCCGATCTGTACCTGCTGCTGACCCGCTGGATAAACAATCCCTCATCGCTTGACGCCACGTGGCTCGCGGGCAGCGTTATTCTGTTTACCTATTCCTACGCCTACTATTACGACATGCCCGGCCTGCCCCAGACCATCATCAAGCCAGAGTATCAGGCTGTTTGCCGTGATTTTTACGAGAACAAGATCGGTTGGGAAGAGTTGCAACCGCAGATACCCGCCAAGATTGCCGACCTGGTGCAAGAGGAAGTTATGGCGCAATCCTCGGCGGGTATGGATACCTTTTTTCGCAGATTGCGCGACAATCAGGCCTTCATGTGGCGCTCGGCAACGCCTTGCCGCTACTATTACGGCAAGGTGGATGAAGTCATGCCGCCCTATGTGTCCACCCTTGCCGTGGGCTACACCATCACCGCAGGGGGAGCCAGGGCTGAAGCCGTGTATGCTGGCGACACCGCCGACCACCGCGGTGGGTTTTTGTATGGAGTGGGGGATCAGAAGGATTTTTTTGACAGCAAACGCTAAACAGCTCTTTTGCCCGCTGGCTGCATCAGAAAGCTTTGCCTGAGAGCAAAGGACAATGCAAAAATCAGATAGTTCCGGCTTCTTTTCGTGCTGCGGCCAGGAGGTTGGAAACCAGCCTCCTGACCGCAGTTCTTGTTATAACCATGTGTTGTAGCGGCGCATAAAGGCTCCCTTTACCAGCGTGGCCAGGGTCAGATAACCCGCAAGCACCGCAGCCAGCCAGGGAAAGTAGCTGGCGGGCAACGCGCCCATGTCCAGCCCCTGACCCAGAGCGGTGAAGGGAATGGCTGTGCCCACAGCAACGCCAAGGCCCGTGAGCAGGGTCACCTGCCATGCGGCGCGGCTGTGCAGCAGGGGAATGCCCGGGGTGCGCAGCATGTGAATGACCATGGTCTGCGTCCACAGCGATTCCACAAACCAGCCCGCCTGAAACAGGGCGGCAAAGCTCGCCTGATCGGTACTGCTCATGGCTTGCCAGCCGCCTGCGGGCATGGGCACCACGGCAGGGCAGATCACCCAGAACAGCAGGGCGTAGGTTGTGAGGTCAAAGACCGAGCTGGTAGGCCCGAGCCAGAACATAAACCTGCGGATGCTGTCCGTGTCCCAGTTGCGGGGCTTGCGCAAAAAGTCCTCGTCCACATTGTCCCAGGGCATGGCCGTGCAGGAGACATCGTAGAGCAGGTTGAGCACCAGAATCTGCAGGGGCGTCATGGGCAAGAACGGCAGAAACACGCTGGCCGCCAGCACGGAGAACATGTTGCCGAAGTTGGAACTGACCGTAATCTTGATGTATTTGATTATATTTGCATAGGTGCGGCGGCCTTCCATCACCCCGGCCTCAAGTACGGTGAGGTCTTTTTCCAGCAGGATGACGCCTGCGGATTCCCGCGCCACGTCCACGGCGGAATCTACGGAAATACCCACATCGGCATTCTTCATGGCAGGGGCATCGTTGATGCCGTCGCCCATAAAGCCCACCACATGGCCGTTGCCGCGCAGGCAGGTCACAATGCGGGCCTTCTGGCGAGGGCTGAGCTTGGCGAAAATGTCGGCCTGTTCAACGGCGATTTTCAGGGCCTCGTCGTCCATCTCTTCAATTTCTGCGCCCAGCAGGATGTTTTTCCCCGGCAGCCCCACCTGACGGCATACGCTACGGGTAACGGCATCGTTGTCGCCTGTCAGCACTTTTACGCGCACGCCGTGTTCGTTGAGCGCGGCCAGAGCCTTTGATGCGGAATCCTTGGGCGGATCAAGAAAGGCCAGATAGCCCAGCAACACCATATCTTTTTCGTCCGCCACAGAGAAAACGCCGCCCGGTGCGGACATGGTTTTGTGCGCCACGCCCACCACGCGCATGCCGTCGTTGTTGTAACGGCGCACGCGCTCCAGTATTTCCGCCTGGAGTTCAGACGTGAGCGGTTCGACCTGCCCGTGATATTCGGCATAGGCGCATACGGTGAGCATTTCTTCTAGCGCGCCCTTGGTGATGATCTGGGTTTTGCCCGTGGTGTCGGCCACCACAACGCTCATACGGCGGCGGCTGAAATCAAAGGGCATTTCGTCCACAAGGCTGTATTCCTTGCGTAGGGGCTGCATGCTCAGTTCATCGGCGTGGTTGACGATGGCGGCGTCCAGCAGGTTTTTGAGGCCGGTCTGGAACCAGCTGTTCAAAAAGGCGTGGCGCAGCACTCGGGCGTCTTCCGTGCCATGAATGTCGAGCGAATACTCAAGCACAATCCTGTCTTGCGTGAGGGTACCCGTCTTGTCGGTACACAGCACATCCATGGCCCCAAGGTTCTGGATGGCGTTGAGGCGGCGGGCAATAACCTTTTTGCGGGCCATAAACACGGCCCCGCGCACCAGATTGGCGGATACCACGGTGGGCAGCATCTCGGGCGTAAGACCCACGGCGACGGAAAGGGCAAACAATGCGGCTTCCACCCAGTCGCCCTTGGTGAAGCCGTTGATAAAAAGCACCACCGGGGCCATGCAGATCATGAACCGCAAAAGCAGCCAGGAAACGGAGTTCACGCCTTTGTCAAAGCTGGTGGGTGTAGTGGTTGCAGCAATCTGGCGCGCCAGAGAGCCGAAAAGCGACGCTCCGCCCACAGCCAGCACAAGGCCGTAGGCCGCGCCGCTGACAACGTTGCTGCCCATGAAGGCCAGATTGTCGCAATCAAGGGGCGAGGCGGCGGCAGTGTCGGCGGGCAGGGCATGGGGGAACTTTTCCACCGGTTCGCTCTCGCCAGTGAGGGAAGACTGACTGACAAAAAGATCCTTTGCCCGCAGGATCCGCATGTCGGCGGGGATCATGTCGCCTGCGGCCAGGCGCACCACATCGCCCACCACCAGCGAATTGATGGGCAGTTCCTTGCCTTCGCCCTCGCGCACCACTTCAATGGTGGTTTTGACCAGCGATTCAAGACGGGCCACGGCATTGCCGGAGCGGGCCTCCTGCACGAAATGGAGCACGCCGCTGATGCAGACCATGACCATCACGATAATAACGGCGGTGAGGTCTTTTTCTCCGGCGGTTACAAGCAGATAGTCGGTAAAGAAAGAAATGCAGGCCAGCAGCAGGAGCACAACGCTGAAGGGATTGATAAACGAGGTGAACAGGCGTTTGGGCAGGCTGTCCCTGCCCTTGGCGGCAAGGATATTGGCACCGTACTGATGGCGCATCTCATGCACCTGATGGCGGGAAAGGCCATCGGGTGAGGAGTTAAACGTCTGCAATGCTTCGTCCGGCTCAACGCGCGCGGCATCAAGCAGGCGGGTTGTAGCCTGACGGACCAGTTCAGTACTGACGGTATGTGCGGCGGGGCCTTTGCGGCCAAAAAAACGGGCAAACGGCACAACAAGGCCGTGCGGCAAAAAAGAGCGCAGAACCATAAAATCCTCCTGGGAGCACGCGCAACGCGTTACCCGCAGGAAGATTTTCAGCTACGGGAACGGAATGGCGTGGAAAGAGTGGTGCGACGTAAACTGTCAGGTTCCGAAGGGGAACTGTGGCAACTGTCGGACGGCATGTAGGAAGCTCCTTCCATAGGGTTGAGGGTGACCGCCTGCCAGAGGGCAGACACATAAAAAGAGTATGGCCGCAACGGGCCATCCGCGCGGAACCTATTCGCTCCGGACATTATTGTCAAAGGGGGAAAACGGAAGCCTATTCTGCCGTGTCGGCGCTAAATCCATGTTTTCTGCGGTTGGGCTCGGCGGAATGTGTCATTTCGTCAAGAAAGTCATGCAAAAAACATATGGCGTCTACTGAAACGGATTCGCACAGATGTGGCGGGTCATTGGGGTGGATGCCGCCGGGCCGCAAATCCTTACAGGAGAGGCTGCCGAAACGGTCAATAAACTGGGCTGCAAACTGTGCGCACAGATCAACGATTTCGGATTCTTCCTTGCCCAGCTCCGCGCCGCGCAGGCCGATAAGCAGCAAGCCGCCCTCCACAAGCCCGCACTGTCCGCCTGTGCCGCCAGCTCCGTGGCAACCTACGGTGGCAGTGTAAATCTGCGGGTGCAGCGGTTCCTGGAGTGTGTTTTCCAGACAACGCAGGGTCGTGCGGGCGCAATTGAGATCTCTGTCCCAATAATAGTGGCGCACCAGGGCGGCCACTCTGTCATGCGTACTCATGGTTTTCCTCTCAGGTGCAGCAGTGTTTTCCATCTGGGAAGATAGACGTTCAGGTCAAGATATTCAGGTGGAAGGTGCAGAGGCGCCGCAGTTTGCAGCGCACTGGCCACATCGTCCACGCTGCCGGTGCGCGGCAGGCTGGCTACATCTTGCAGGGGGCAGAGGTCAAAGTCGTCTGTGGGCAGCATGGCCACGACGGGCAGCCCCTTGATGGCGGCTTCAAGCGCCACAGTGGTGGAGTTGGAGGCCCAGACCACCACGCCGGGAGCAAGCTGGTCGGCAATGGGGCCATCCACAACTTGCACGTCCTGCGCACGGCGACCCAGCAAGGCGTTCAGTCTTTCCTGAACGGGCAGGTAGGGGTGCGGCTTTACGCGGATTTCCCAGCCGTCAAGCAGGCCTGCATGCAGCGAACGGGCAAGCAGAGCCAGATGGGCCTCGGTTTCGTCAGCAAAAAAGCTGGTTACAGCCAGCAGACGCCGGGGAGCAGGCGTGGAATCATGGCCCGCAGCAACGCTGGCCTTTTGCGCATCTTTGTCGGCCAGATAGAGGTAACGCAGAGCTTCCACTTCGCCCAGCCGCTCGGCGGGCACGCCTGCCTCGCGCCACTGCGAGCACGCGGATTGCCCGTTGCCCCGCACCATGTCGGGCTGGAAAGCGGCCAGTTCTCCCGTAAAGGTGCGCGGGTCGTCAAAATAACGAAAGTCTGTGGGCCGAATGGTGGAATGCTGCGCGCCGATGACGGGGCCGTTGTCCGCCTCGTGCATGGTCTGCGTGAGCATGCGTTCCCACGGGCAGTTCTCCAGCGGGAAGAGCGTCCAGCGCTGCGGGCCTGCCATGGCGGCATACCGCTTGAATGCCCGGTGTTGCAGGCAGCGTTCAAGGCAGCGCCAGCCCCGGAACGATTCCGCCCAGTAGGGGCCGAGGTAGGTCCAGAAATCAAGCTGCGAGCCTGTAAAATGAAAGGCCGCGCGGGCTTCTTTTTCCAGCCGCAGGCTGGCAAGGCACAGGCGCGCGTAGCGGAACAGGGCGGCTATGAGGTCGCCTGTGGTCAGAAATTCTTCAAGATAATGGAAGCTCGCGCCGTCCCTGCCTTCACGGCGAAAGCGGTCGCGCAGGGCAATACACTGGGCCAGACTGAGCTGGGGCGCAGGAAAGCGGATGAAAAGCCAGCGCACAAAGTGCCCGGCGGTCTGGGCATGCTCCCCGGCGTTCCCATGTTCTTGCGCCTCCGCATCGGCGGTGGCGTTCAGCGCATCGTGCAGGCTCTCCCAGTAGCGGGAACGATAGCGGCCATTTTCCGCAGCCTTCATGTCCACATTGGGAAAGTAGGTGGCGATGGTGGCAGCCTGCCCCTGAGCGGGCGGCAGCGGGTTTTTGGCTGAAAAAGGCGGCAGGTGGCGGCGTACAGTCCACCACCAGTGGGCGTAGCGGGCCAGCGCGCGCAAGGGGGGAGGCGTTGCGTCATAAACCTTGCGCAGCAGACTGCGGGCTGGCTCAAGCGGAACCGGAGCTTCGCTGCATTCTGCAAACAGCCTGTGGCCAGATTTGCACATGCGCGCAAGCGCGCCGCGCAGGTCTTCATCCCCGCCAAAAACGCGCAGGGAGGCAAATCCGCCCTCGTCCATGAGGCGCTCAAGGGTGCGCAGCTTGTAAACAGTGTAGAGCCCGGGCGTCATCTTGGGATGGCGCTCGTACAGCAGCGAACACCACCACATGGAGAGTTTTTCGCCGCAACGCAGATGCTGCTGCACCTCGCGCCCGCCAACGCGCATGCGTCCCAAATCGTGCGCCCAGGCCATATGCTCGGCACGGATGGTCGTCAGTTCATCGCGCAGGCGCGCAGACAGCGAAATTTCGCCACTGGGCGCTTCCCATCCGTCCCAGTGCGCAACAAGCCGTTGGGGCAGGGCCTGACCCGACTCTGTTTCGGCCTTGCCGTTGGGGCTGTAGCCCGGGGCCGTGCACAGCGCGCGCGCCGCATCCGGCAGCATCGGGCCTATGACAAGAACAAGCTCTTTCATGCTGAACCCCTAGCGCTCCTTAATCCCGGCGTCTTCTGCTTCGGGCGCGGCGCTGGCCTCGTTGAGGGCTGCCCAGATGGCAAGGCCGTAGGGCGGCTGCAACACGCCTTTTTCGGTGATGATGCCAGTGATAAGCTCTGCGGGGGTTACGTCAAAGGCAAAATTGTACACGGGCACATCTGCGGGTGTCAGGCGCGTATCACCCACATGGGTGACCTCGCGTTCCGGGCGCTGTTCAATGGGAATGCCGCTGCCGTCGGATGTTGTGGGGTCAATTGTGGAGAGCGGGGCAGCCACGTAGAAGGGAATATTGAAGTGCTTTGCCAGCAGGGCAACGCCATAGGTGCCGATCTTGTTGGCCGCGTCGCCGTTGGCGGCAATGCGGTCGGCCCCCACCACCACAGACTGCACGAGCCCCTTGCTCATGAGCAGCGCGCAGGCATTGTCGCAGGCAACGGTAACGGGGATATTGTCCTTGTGCAGTTCCCAGGCCGTGAGGCGCGCGCCCTGGAGGAAGGGCCGTGTTTCATCGGCAATAACCTTGATGCGTTTGCCCTGCTCCACAGCACCGCGGATAACCCCAAGCGCCGTGCCATAGCCCGCAGTGGCCAGGGCGCCAGCATTGCAGTGGGTGAGCACGGTGTCGCCGTCTTTCAGGCAATCCGCGCCAAAACGGCCCAGAGTCTTGCATGCTTCCACATCTTCGGCCTGCATTCTGGCGGCCTCGT encodes the following:
- a CDS encoding methyl-accepting chemotaxis protein encodes the protein MSVRSIRMAMMLLVGGVVFVVQSALIVVVARYSYEASLTSSVDQMRLLAGTIAKSLGDFGEQQQMVLHGAVLQPALKEYLRNRHDNGEAAGFLSAMSRSADEVNSFFLFDTEGTQLINRVHGKEGSLKNFAHREYIRQTFNGKPGLSDTPSKSAITGKPIVGVADAIVDENGKVIGGVGMAYAIDGLMENYINDIHLGKTGYPFIVAPTGVMVGHPDSERVLKDVSKEAGIAKILATPSGVEPFTSGGMEKMLAWAPVPGWNWKVVITMDRAEIEASANSQRNIMVCAGFAAILLLVGITLLALEKIIVKPLQELESYARSVAAGELDRSLTLVRRNEIGHLADSLRSMVGSLKDKIAEADGKSLLAQEESERAASATKEAEAARMAAEQAKADGMLHAATELEGVVEAVTTASEELSAQVEQASRGAESQTARVGETATAMEEMNATVLEVARNAGQAAESAKAAKSKAESGADVVASVIKDISRIQTSAVELKSEMTTLGKQAESTGQILGVISDIADQTNLLALNAAIEAARAGEAGRGFAVVADEVRKLAEKTMTATKEVGDAIRDIQNGTRKNVGNVEQVVGMIDTATTLAGTSGEALHEIVNLVDATAQQVQSIATAAEEQSSTSEEINRSIEDVNRISLETSSAMQHSAGAVSDMAQQAQVLRGLISSMKSGH
- the mgtA gene encoding magnesium-translocating P-type ATPase, translating into MVLRSFLPHGLVVPFARFFGRKGPAAHTVSTELVRQATTRLLDAARVEPDEALQTFNSSPDGLSRHQVHEMRHQYGANILAAKGRDSLPKRLFTSFINPFSVVLLLLACISFFTDYLLVTAGEKDLTAVIIVMVMVCISGVLHFVQEARSGNAVARLESLVKTTIEVVREGEGKELPINSLVVGDVVRLAAGDMIPADMRILRAKDLFVSQSSLTGESEPVEKFPHALPADTAAASPLDCDNLAFMGSNVVSGAAYGLVLAVGGASLFGSLARQIAATTTPTSFDKGVNSVSWLLLRFMICMAPVVLFINGFTKGDWVEAALFALSVAVGLTPEMLPTVVSANLVRGAVFMARKKVIARRLNAIQNLGAMDVLCTDKTGTLTQDRIVLEYSLDIHGTEDARVLRHAFLNSWFQTGLKNLLDAAIVNHADELSMQPLRKEYSLVDEMPFDFSRRRMSVVVADTTGKTQIITKGALEEMLTVCAYAEYHGQVEPLTSELQAEILERVRRYNNDGMRVVGVAHKTMSAPGGVFSVADEKDMVLLGYLAFLDPPKDSASKALAALNEHGVRVKVLTGDNDAVTRSVCRQVGLPGKNILLGAEIEEMDDEALKIAVEQADIFAKLSPRQKARIVTCLRGNGHVVGFMGDGINDAPAMKNADVGISVDSAVDVARESAGVILLEKDLTVLEAGVMEGRRTYANIIKYIKITVSSNFGNMFSVLAASVFLPFLPMTPLQILVLNLLYDVSCTAMPWDNVDEDFLRKPRNWDTDSIRRFMFWLGPTSSVFDLTTYALLFWVICPAVVPMPAGGWQAMSSTDQASFAALFQAGWFVESLWTQTMVIHMLRTPGIPLLHSRAAWQVTLLTGLGVAVGTAIPFTALGQGLDMGALPASYFPWLAAVLAGYLTLATLVKGAFMRRYNTWL
- a CDS encoding C-GCAxxG-C-C family (seleno)protein, encoding MSTHDRVAALVRHYYWDRDLNCARTTLRCLENTLQEPLHPQIYTATVGCHGAGGTGGQCGLVEGGLLLIGLRGAELGKEESEIVDLCAQFAAQFIDRFGSLSCKDLRPGGIHPNDPPHLCESVSVDAICFLHDFLDEMTHSAEPNRRKHGFSADTAE
- a CDS encoding TIGR04326 family surface carbohydrate biosynthesis protein, which produces MKELVLVIGPMLPDAARALCTAPGYSPNGKAETESGQALPQRLVAHWDGWEAPSGEISLSARLRDELTTIRAEHMAWAHDLGRMRVGGREVQQHLRCGEKLSMWWCSLLYERHPKMTPGLYTVYKLRTLERLMDEGGFASLRVFGGDEDLRGALARMCKSGHRLFAECSEAPVPLEPARSLLRKVYDATPPPLRALARYAHWWWTVRRHLPPFSAKNPLPPAQGQAATIATYFPNVDMKAAENGRYRSRYWESLHDALNATADAEAQEHGNAGEHAQTAGHFVRWLFIRFPAPQLSLAQCIALRDRFRREGRDGASFHYLEEFLTTGDLIAALFRYARLCLASLRLEKEARAAFHFTGSQLDFWTYLGPYWAESFRGWRCLERCLQHRAFKRYAAMAGPQRWTLFPLENCPWERMLTQTMHEADNGPVIGAQHSTIRPTDFRYFDDPRTFTGELAAFQPDMVRGNGQSACSQWREAGVPAERLGEVEALRYLYLADKDAQKASVAAGHDSTPAPRRLLAVTSFFADETEAHLALLARSLHAGLLDGWEIRVKPHPYLPVQERLNALLGRRAQDVQVVDGPIADQLAPGVVVWASNSTTVALEAAIKGLPVVAMLPTDDFDLCPLQDVASLPRTGSVDDVASALQTAAPLHLPPEYLDLNVYLPRWKTLLHLRGKP
- the mtnA gene encoding S-methyl-5-thioribose-1-phosphate isomerase produces the protein MEDHIRFDRQNLALHLLDQRLLPEQETEVICRNTDDIVSALQTMVVRGAPAIGVTAAWGCALALNETSGPGWATQLEELLDRIANARPTAVNLRWAVERMRRCWWKVMNSGRGDRAPLLAAFLDEAARMQAEDVEACKTLGRFGADCLKDGDTVLTHCNAGALATAGYGTALGVIRGAVEQGKRIKVIADETRPFLQGARLTAWELHKDNIPVTVACDNACALLMSKGLVQSVVVGADRIAANGDAANKIGTYGVALLAKHFNIPFYVAAPLSTIDPTTSDGSGIPIEQRPEREVTHVGDTRLTPADVPVYNFAFDVTPAELITGIITEKGVLQPPYGLAIWAALNEASAAPEAEDAGIKER